Proteins from a genomic interval of Salvelinus alpinus chromosome 7, SLU_Salpinus.1, whole genome shotgun sequence:
- the LOC139581812 gene encoding uncharacterized protein: protein MATLDGFPASFYGEPGVLGMLANGISAFLVLLQNFNTARTGVPAEGVENILAGVHLILIGGVCQLIAGLLSFRKYDHLSGTAFIGYAALWGSYGATRIFLGASKPITPNLTLSHDLMSNMTPLTALTTNLSLPISQSAIAGLVPYILLSFLLAFCSATVNVIMPFVFGAITLTLLFEAVAVGVSSSSSWPLVVSGILELLILLFAVYGSAALLVKGLAQRYVLKGFGTPLFNVLLLGTNSPAASAQSLGQEKKKNTKYAEPQALFFFCDTVSPFIMLFYSFGYVTSFSLGAVWISIISAAQLLSSYYAHLRQDGYLVTKAGLHATYWLTKAWEEFVLSAVIVSEPKGEVATGRQAMVGDWFFVAVALLLLVVSLSNDTLEVTHNALFLLLSVSTVPQIPLQGYYMFFGVSCSLFASASLYGTFCRLINTIAEKSLIPVGPQPISSDRLRSILSCFCSPGKLQGTLPSSSSASSLTNQIPDALFYLTNGVAALSALHAASSSQSVSFLRLSVPWVLVSGAVVQGFVSRLQVRGGQRFGSIIPSFYLSVWATWTWYRFTGPLLHISPIGSYGFTAGAIAFLVINAFLMLIAAYGNLVLLSLTVVMEAVLVCFLLSTLQQLPYQLEIAMLAVFSVVCLYGALASLVNCTFRQSVMPLGPPLVKDVTQQQKSSPALSCPVADSRLTSGLLKISRLLDDGGVCGIPTDTVYALAASCKNPQAIENIYNIKDRPAEKPICICISSVEQLVAAKPPFSSLLWEFMRNVYPGGISCIVSKGDWLLRLGVGPAYDRVGTNDSIMIRVPDHTVTGHLCDITGPLAITSANPSGEPDSTHHDMVISRLGHKIQGVLCDGVSNEVVASTVVNCLKIDEGTISIVREGCVPAVKVRQIFERVKTSML, encoded by the exons ATGGCAACCTTGGATGGTTTTCCCGCCAGTTTCTATGGGGAGCCGGGGGTGTTGGGTATGTTGGCCAATGGGATCAGTGCGTTCCTGGTTCTACTGCAGAACTTCAACACAGCTAGAACCGGAGTACCTGCCGAGGGGGTGGAGAACATTCTGGCAG GTGTTCATCTCATCCTGATAGGTGGAGTGTGTCAGCTGATTGCCGGCCTCCTGTCGTTCCGTAAATACGACCACCTGAGTGGCACCGCCTTCATTGGCTACGCAGCTCTCTGGGGCAGCTATGGTGCCACACGCATCTTCCTGGGTGCGTCCAAACCAATCACACCTAACCTGACACTGTCACATGACCTGATGAGTAACATGACCCCGCTCACTGCCCTCACGACCAACCTATCCCTGCCCATCTCCCAGTCCGCCATCGCGGGATTGGTCCCCTACATCCTTCTATCCTTCCTATTGGCCTTCTGCTCTGCCACGGTAAACGTCATCATGCCCTTCGTGTTCGGCGCCATCACGCTGACCCTGCTGTTTGAGGCTGTGGCGGTGGGCGTGTCCTCGTCCTCGTCCTGGCCACTGGTCGTCTCTGGCATTCTAGAACTCCTCATCCTCCTTTTCGCCGTGTACGGCAGCGCCGCCCTGTTGGTGAAAGGTCTGGCGCAGCGCTATGTCCTCAAGGGGTTCGGCACGCCCCTGTTCAACGTGCTCCTGCTGGGGACCAACAGCCCTGCGGCCAGCGCCCAGAGCCTGGgacaggagaagaagaagaacaccAAGTACGCTGAACCCCAggccctcttcttcttctgtgacACGGTGTCTCCCTTCATCATGTTGTTCTACAGCTTTGGATACGTCACGTCCTTCTCCCTGGGTGCTGTGTGGATTTCCATCATCTCTGCTGCTCAACTCCTCTCCAGCTACTACGCTCACCTGCGGCAAGATGGCTACCTGGTCACCAAGGCTGGCCTGCATGCCACCTACTGGCTTACCAAGGCGTGGGAGGAGTTCGTGTTGTCGGCTGTGATCGTGTCGGAGCCGAAGGGAGAGGTGGCTACTGGGAGACAGGCGATGGTTGGTGATTGGTTCTTCGTGGCGGTGGCGCTCCTCCTCCTAGTGGTCAGTCTGAGTAATGACACCCTGGAGgttacccataatgctctgttCTTGCTGCTGTCCGTCTCCACCGTCCCCCAGATCCCCCTCCAGGGGTACTACATGTTCTTTGGGGTGTCCTGTTCCCTGTTCGCCTCCGCTTCGCTCTACGGGACATTTTGCCGCCTCATCAACACCATCGCTGAGAAGAGTCTGATCCCGGTGGGTCCTCAGCCCATCTCCTCCGACCGTCTCCGCTCCATCCTGTCCTGCTTTTGCTCCCCGGGGAAACTCCAGGGGACGCTGCCTTCATCATCATCAGCATCGTCCCTGACCAATCAGATCCCTGATGCTCTGTTCTACCTGACCAACGGCGTGGCTGCTCTCTCGGCGCTCCACGCGGCCTCATCCAGTCAGAGCGTGTCCTTCCTACGGCTGAGTGTTCCCTGGGTTCTGGTATCTGGAGCGGTGGTACAGGGGTTCGTCAGCAGGCTGCAGGTcagaggaggacagaggtttGGCTCCATCATCCCATccttctacctgtctgtctgggcCACCTGGACATGGTACCGCTTCACAG GCCCCTTGCTGCACATCTCTCCAATAGGATCCTATGGGTTTACAGCTGGAGCCATCGCTTTCCTGGTCATCAACGCTTTCCTCATGCTCATCG CTGCGTATGGTAACCTGGTCCTCTTGTCTCTGACCGTGGTCATGGAGGCAGTCCTGGTGTGTTTCCTCCTGTCCACCCTGCAACAGCTCCCCTACCAGCTGGAGA TTGCCATGCTAGCTGTGTTCTCTGTCGTCTGTCTATATGGAGCCCTGGCATCACTGGTCAACTGTACCTTCCGTCAGAGTGTGATGCCCCTGGGGCCTCCTCTGGTTAAG GATGTAACTCAGCAGCAGAAGTCCTcccctgccctgtcctgtcccGTGGCAGACTCCAGACTGACCAGCGGTCTCCTGAAGATCTCCAGACTGCTGGACGACGGGGGGGTCTGTGGAATCCCCACCGATACGGTCTACGCCCTGGCCGCATCCTGCAAGAACCCTCAGGCCATCGAGAACATCTACAACATCAAGGACCGCCCAGCAGAGAAGCccatctgtatctgtatctccaGTGTGGAGCAGCTGGTGGCAGCCAAGCCCCCCTTCAGCTCTCTACTCTGGGAGTTCATGAGGAACGTCTACCCTGGAGGAATCAGCTGCATCGTCAGCAAGGGAGACTGGCTCCTCAGACTGG GTGTGGGTCCGGCCTACGACCGCGTGGGGACCAATGACAGCATCATGATCCGAGTCCCTGACCACACCGTCACCGGACACCTGTGTGACATCACCGGACCGCTTGCCATCACCTCAGCCAATCCCAGTGGAGAACCTGACAGCACGCACCACGACATGGTCATCAG TCGGCTGGGCCATAAGATCCAAGGGGTTCTGTGTGACGGGGTTTCCAACGAGGTCGTAGCCTCAACGGTGGTGAACTGCCTCAAGATAGATGAAG GTACGATTAGTATCGTGAGGGAAGGCTGCGTCCCGGCGGTGAAGGTCCGACAGATCTTTGAGAGGGTGAAGACCAGTATGTTGTGA
- the LOC139581957 gene encoding uncharacterized protein, with protein sequence MLSVSTVPQIPLQGYYMFFGVSCSLFASASLYGTFCRLINTIAEKSLIPVGPQPISSDRLRSILSCFCSPGKLQGTLPSSSSASSLTNQIPDALFYLTNGVAALSALHAASSSQSVSFLRLSVPWVLVSGAVVQGFVSRLQVRGGQRFGSIIPSFYLSVWATWTWYRFTGPLLHISPIGSYGFTAGAIAFLVINAFLMLIAAYGNLVLLSLTVVMEAVLVCFLLSTLQQLPYQLEIAMLAVFSVVCLYGALASLVNCTFRQSVMPLGPPLVKDVTQQQKSSPALSCPVADSRLTSGLLKISRLLDDGGVCGIPTDTVYALAASCKNPQAIENIYNIKDRPAEKPICICISSVEQLVAAKPPFSSLLWEFMRNVYPGGISCIVSKGDWLLRLGVGPAYDRVGTNDSIMIRVPDHTVTGHLCDITGPLAITSANPSGEPDSTHHDMVISRLGHKIQGVLCDGVSNEVVASTVVNCLKIDEGTISIVREGCVPAVKVRQIFERVKTSML encoded by the exons ATGCTGTCCGTCTCCACCGTCCCCCAGATCCCCCTCCAGGGGTACTACATGTTCTTTGGGGTGTCCTGTTCCCTGTTCGCCTCCGCTTCGCTCTACGGGACATTTTGCCGCCTCATCAACACCATCGCTGAGAAGAGTCTGATCCCGGTGGGTCCTCAGCCCATCTCCTCCGACCGTCTCCGCTCCATCCTGTCCTGCTTTTGCTCCCCGGGGAAACTCCAGGGGACGCTGCCTTCATCATCATCAGCATCGTCCCTGACCAATCAGATCCCTGATGCTCTGTTCTACCTGACCAACGGCGTGGCTGCTCTCTCGGCGCTCCACGCGGCCTCATCCAGTCAGAGCGTGTCCTTCCTACGGCTGAGTGTTCCCTGGGTTCTGGTATCTGGAGCGGTGGTACAGGGGTTCGTCAGCAGGCTGCAGGTcagaggaggacagaggtttGGCTCCATCATCCCATccttctacctgtctgtctgggcCACCTGGACATGGTACCGCTTCACAG GCCCCTTGCTGCACATCTCTCCAATAGGATCCTATGGGTTTACAGCTGGAGCCATCGCTTTCCTGGTCATCAACGCTTTCCTCATGCTCATCG CTGCGTATGGTAACCTGGTCCTCTTGTCTCTGACCGTGGTCATGGAGGCAGTCCTGGTGTGTTTCCTCCTGTCCACCCTGCAACAGCTCCCCTACCAGCTGGAGA TTGCCATGCTAGCTGTGTTCTCTGTCGTCTGTCTATATGGAGCCCTGGCATCACTGGTCAACTGTACCTTCCGTCAGAGTGTGATGCCCCTGGGGCCTCCTCTGGTTAAG GATGTAACTCAGCAGCAGAAGTCCTcccctgccctgtcctgtcccGTGGCAGACTCCAGACTGACCAGCGGTCTCCTGAAGATCTCCAGACTGCTGGACGACGGGGGGGTCTGTGGAATCCCCACCGATACGGTCTACGCCCTGGCCGCATCCTGCAAGAACCCTCAGGCCATCGAGAACATCTACAACATCAAGGACCGCCCAGCAGAGAAGCccatctgtatctgtatctccaGTGTGGAGCAGCTGGTGGCAGCCAAGCCCCCCTTCAGCTCTCTACTCTGGGAGTTCATGAGGAACGTCTACCCTGGAGGAATCAGCTGCATCGTCAGCAAGGGAGACTGGCTCCTCAGACTGG GTGTGGGTCCGGCCTACGACCGCGTGGGGACCAATGACAGCATCATGATCCGAGTCCCTGACCACACCGTCACCGGACACCTGTGTGACATCACCGGACCGCTTGCCATTACCTCAGCCAATCCCAGTGGAGAACCTGACAGCACGCACCACGACATGGTCATCAG TCGGCTGGGCCATAAGATCCAAGGGGTTCTGTGTGACGGGGTTTCCAACGAGGTCGTAGCCTCAACGGTGGTGAACTGCCTCAAGATAGATGAAG GTACGATTAGTATCGTGAGGGAAGGCTGCGTCCCGGCGGTGAAGGTCCGACAGATCTTTGAGAGGGTGAAGACCAGTATGTTGTGA